In a genomic window of Shouchella clausii:
- a CDS encoding SA1320 family protein yields the protein MNGENERGKLAELGQEYIGSDKRQVLIVGGQEERGYEASSLETSLMTEKPLYSGGAKQIELDYEAVAQLGNLLERTVQERLLLVRTHINDAKDITEQESARFLERVNQLREMYVTLVEQAGEGGLFQGIGQASGRLTQAISGVQQLISDAERCCRALREAQTSAPEELAGSISQQAVQMEDIFAEIRHLVSRLEEGADQLFLFVNHVSMNYIEDVFRGGQDLFADSVVEELRAHLDYIVRNEQQVHQQIADYKEQVVFLAQAFTEQDQTLAHADQSSTTGAVNLAAQGTSYPLEDSPYMLSAMDIREFHAANGIERLSTATVPLLFNILEETVVAVKKLELLGEEAMAAVQEASHVPLYGTLSVSEESLYASYRASIEEKALEAVSLLREANTQVAGIRQGLYSLQWNYPSLLEELRPQIEEVLFNGMAFQSVHACHSAASDILNEMQIAFKDVVFQLAQNQAQSIEELHNSSHMIVENMELLKSQMKRGTIG from the coding sequence ATGAATGGAGAAAACGAAAGGGGCAAGCTTGCTGAGCTAGGCCAAGAATATATTGGAAGCGACAAAAGGCAAGTCTTAATTGTTGGAGGCCAGGAAGAGAGGGGCTACGAAGCAAGTTCACTAGAGACAAGCCTCATGACAGAAAAACCGCTATACAGTGGCGGGGCCAAACAGATCGAACTCGATTATGAGGCGGTAGCCCAGTTAGGCAATTTATTAGAACGTACTGTACAGGAAAGGTTGCTTCTTGTCCGTACGCATATTAACGATGCGAAGGATATTACTGAGCAGGAGAGCGCACGCTTCTTAGAACGAGTCAACCAACTTCGTGAAATGTATGTCACACTCGTTGAACAGGCAGGGGAGGGCGGGCTTTTTCAAGGGATTGGCCAAGCAAGCGGCCGCCTTACCCAAGCCATTTCTGGAGTGCAGCAGCTCATTAGCGATGCGGAAAGGTGTTGCCGTGCCCTTCGGGAAGCGCAAACGAGTGCTCCGGAGGAATTAGCTGGTTCCATCTCGCAACAGGCCGTGCAGATGGAAGACATCTTTGCGGAAATTAGACATCTTGTGTCCCGCTTGGAAGAAGGGGCTGACCAGCTATTTTTGTTTGTTAACCATGTGTCAATGAATTATATTGAAGATGTGTTTAGGGGCGGACAGGACCTATTTGCCGACTCGGTAGTCGAAGAGCTTCGCGCTCATTTGGATTATATTGTCCGTAACGAACAACAAGTTCACCAGCAAATTGCCGATTATAAAGAACAAGTCGTATTTCTTGCTCAAGCTTTTACAGAACAAGATCAAACACTTGCCCATGCCGATCAATCAAGCACAACCGGGGCGGTTAACCTAGCTGCCCAAGGAACGTCCTATCCTTTGGAAGACTCACCTTATATGCTGTCGGCCATGGATATCCGGGAATTTCACGCTGCTAATGGAATTGAGCGATTGTCAACGGCAACTGTACCGTTGCTGTTTAACATCTTGGAAGAGACTGTTGTCGCTGTTAAAAAACTAGAACTTCTCGGTGAGGAAGCGATGGCCGCCGTTCAGGAGGCTTCGCATGTGCCCCTATACGGAACACTTTCCGTAAGTGAGGAAAGCCTATATGCTTCTTATCGTGCCTCAATCGAGGAAAAAGCGCTAGAGGCTGTGAGCTTGCTCAGAGAAGCGAATACTCAAGTGGCTGGGATTAGGCAGGGACTTTATTCCCTCCAATGGAACTATCCGTCTTTACTGGAAGAATTGCGCCCGCAGATCGAAGAGGTCCTGTTTAATGGCATGGCTTTCCAGAGTGTCCATGCGTGCCACTCCGCTGCCAGTGACATTTTAAATGAAATGCAAATCGCTTTTAAAGATGTGGTTTTCCAGCTCGCGCAAAATCAGGCTCAGTCCATTGAGGAGCTGCACAACAGTTCTCATATGATTGTCGAAAATATGGAATTGCTAAAATCGCAAATGAAACGCGGGACAATAGGGTAA